In Tiliqua scincoides isolate rTilSci1 chromosome 12, rTilSci1.hap2, whole genome shotgun sequence, the genomic window TCCCGCTTCCCACGCTGCCAGGTAGAGCCAAGCCGGAGAAGAAGCAACCGCCTTGTCCTGAATTGTTTCTCCGTGAGTGCATCAGGGGAGTGCCTTTCTGACTCTCAAGTTAGGGATTAAGAGGAGGAACAAGGAAACGTCATTTTCAGATTTAAGAGCTTACTTCAGCTGTGCCTTGCTGCATCGTCCTAACCAAAGAGAACAAAGGGATTAGTGTATCAAAATGATTTGTCAGTCTGATCAACATTCATCACTGGCTTCATTTTTGGACAGAAGCAGTTGAGGATTGCAAAGATTTGACTGGCTTTCCGCCCCTCTGTTTTGTATTTTGCAAAAATCATAATTCTTCGGTGAGAAAACTTTCCACTCACTGCCGTTGTACCGAAGAGGGCCAATGACTGCCTGTGTTGATAGGTGCAGGTGTCCTGAGGTGGAGTCGCGTGGCTGGATAGCAACCACAAAAGAGAACGGGCACCGAGGAGGACAATTAAAATGCAGGGAGGgttctctaaaaaattttaagcaTAGTAGCCTCaacagggatttaaatttgggAAATAGAAGAGAAGGGGAAGGGTTAATCCCCCTTCCCTGGTGCAAGGACTCTGGTACAAATCGCCATTGCACTTGACGATGCAACTCTTTTTAACCCAAGAAAAAGACGCTGGGAAATGCAGTCATGAATTTTCTGCCTCTAGTCTTGGGCCTGGAGGTTCTTCTAATCTCGTGGATGTTGCAATAGTACTTGAAGTGCCATTTTGAGCAAGAAGGCCGGGAAAGGGAGTTCAGACCACCAGCCTGATTTTGCCTGGGCTACAGATCTCTCTCTTGGTGATCCTGAGTACCACCTATGGGGAATGTCCCTAACAGCGAGTAGGAGCAATTGTCTGCCATAATGCTGAGTTGTCTTCTCTTTTCCCCCTGCAGGTGTTGGAATCACCATGGTGATCATCTCCTCGTTTGTCTCCATTTATTACAACGTCATCATCAGCTATGCCCTCTACTATTTCTTTGCTTCCTTCCAAAAAATCCTCCCCTGGTCATTCTGTAGCTCACCGTGGGCTGACGAGGCATGCAGCAAACTTCCAAAAAGTACGCTCTCTTTAGCCACATGGCTCTTCTGGTCATAGCCAAAAACGCTTCCGTGCTGCTACTACCATTAAATCGGATCCACTGCCCCACTTGCCACTGATCTTGTCGTGGCTGTGGCTCAGTTGTAACTTCTTCAGAAACTTGGCACTGGATTAGGATGGGGCTATTTTCCAAGTGATTGGAAACAGTGGTTTTTAttacaagtgggaaaccctggcctctgagcggcccacttggaggcaggctgtgcagcatggcctttcccagtttgaagagacacttggccaacagactgaggcaaagaggcaaaggaggaaggcccacagccagggagacagaccagggacagactgcacttgctcccggtgtggaagggattgtcactcccgaatcggccttttcagccacactagacgctgtgccagaaccaccattcagagcgcgataccagagtctttcgagactgaaggttgcctactactacatCCACCCCTCCCCGCCATATTAGTGCTCATCAGGATCAAAGCATGAATTTGGCTCTCTGTAGCCATAATGTTGCCAGGGGCAGCTGTCACCCTTTGAGCCTCTGAGAAAAGGCAAACTGTTGCATTGGGGGATGTTGTTTTAATGCAGGCAAAGTGGGCTCTTGGCTCCCCTGTTTCCAGCCCACAGTGATCAGGAGGCCTCAGGGCTcataatgcagtggcatcactgggggggtgatgcataGAGGGGGGGCGACAtcactacaggccaaaatttttaaaatcttggtattttcgattaataccatcatgttacgtatcattcgatgtgtgatttcatgcagaatgcagtgaaacaaaccatgttgtaatatctctattctatcaaaagtgatagccaaaaaaaaaaaaaaaacacagtgggggcagggcactGGTGCGTCACCATGTCCACTGTCTAGGGTGTTGCTCTGccccctgcatgggaggagatccatcatggggggaagccggcctcccacaccaggtgacgcaagcCCTAGCGACACCATTGGCGTAATGTGCTTCTTTGTGCAGAGTGGGGGTCCCTGCAAAGTAAAGGCCGTCCGCCCACAGGCCTGGACCCCCGTCCTCTCATTCTCAGAAGCATTTTGCTCGCAGTGCATAAACATGAGTTGCAACCACAACGGTGTGCAATAAATACCTGCCTTTCTGCCTCTGACTCCTTTACCGCCACCTTGTGTTCTTGCAGTTTCCGCTTGCAACGTGACGACATGGGACGGCGGCGTTATCCGTGCCAACTACTCTTGGGTCAAGGACGAGAATCTCACTTGCATCAACGACACCCAGTCGTATCAAAACACCCAGGTTCCCAGTGAACAGTACTGGAAGTGAGTAGTGGGCTTCTCACTCTTCGTCACTCACCCTGCAGTCCTGtgcagaagtgagtcccattgcgCCCCACAGGGCTCGCTCCCAAggaagcgtgtataggattgcagccctattgaGTCATTCTCATTTGCAAAGGGCTTGTGGGTTATTTTTATTAGGCACTTTTGCGATCCTCTTGGAGGATGGGGAAAGGCCTCCTTCCACAGTGTTGTCTGGCCCTGATAGCCTGTTCCAGAGACATCCTGCTGATGCCTTGCCCATCTCATTCTTCCAGCAAAGTGGTCCTTCAGCGGTCACCTGGCTTTGGTGAAACGGGAACAATCGTGTGGTACTTggccctctgtcttctccttTCCTGGTTGATCGTAGGAGCAGCGTTGTTCAAAGGGATAAAGTCTTCAGGAAAGGTGAGTCCATCCAACCAGAGTGTTtagaaggtgtgggggggggcagaggctggAATTGGCTGCAAGACCTTCACAGTCCAGTGTGAGGCTGGAGCATCAGTCTGCCAACCCACCGCTCCCTTCCCCCTCTTCTCGATCACCTGTGCTATCCAGACAAGTTCCAAGTCCATGGAGGGGTGGGGGTTAATTCAGGAAGAAGATTGCTAAGGAGGGACATGATAGAACTTCACAGAATGGTGCATAGTGTGGAGACAATGGCAAGGGGTGCTTTTTACTTTCTCTCTGATAGCACTAGAACTGTCATAGTACTAGAATCTAATGAAACCGATGCACAATAAGCATGCATAGCGGTACGTCAAAAAGCTATGCTGAGTCCCTCCTGGTGGGGAGTGATGAGGAGGTCTTTGCAAAGAGATTCCAGAGGACTGAGATGGTCCCCAGGAACGCAGAGGGCTCAGATCAGCAGAGCTGCACCTGAAGTGTGGAAGAGCACCCATTCCGCTCTTTGAAAGACAGACCAgctgtgctggcaccaggttgctgggaagCTCAGCTCTGGGGACCCCCAAGGCGCCCTCTGAAGACATACTGGTTGCAGCCATGGCTACCACTGCAGAGGATTTGGGACCGGCCTGTTCAGGCAGGTCTAATGCCTGCCCTGGACATGCCATTGAACCTTCTCCAGGTTCCTCCTCAAGAAGTTCCTATCTGTCTGCACTGCTGCATGAAAGATGCCCcttctctcctgctgcttgctaTTATAAGGCatggcacctcactccattgTGAGATATTAAGGTTCACTCATTTGTTATACTTGTTTGTTTATGATATTGTTACACTTTCCTTTCCAGAAAGATCAAAGAGGTTAATAGttaaaagaacaacaacaaaaaaatgaaaagaaaaattacaATGGTGCAAAGTGCATTCAAAAACATTCATCTTGTGACCCACTGTAAAGCAAGAGATGTGGGAATTCCTTGCTTTGGGATTCTCAAAACAgagggcagctgcagtggcatagcttgaggggggtgaaaggcactaaattttgcagggagcctcactgcagcatgcaagggcccctccccctcccctttggagtcaatCCAGGTGggggaaacaaaacagaaacatgcctggctccaaagggaagggtagaggccccttgcatgctgcagtgagactccctgcaaaacttagtgcttttcaccccctctcgCTATACCACAGTGTGTAGCAAGATGGTGAAACAACAGGAGACAATGGACTGTGTGTGGCAGAGGGAGAACCAGCCAGACTGGATTGGTGACAGTTTATGAGAGTGCAATGATTATCCAAAGTGCTAAGCAGAGGGTCCAACTCCCTTCTGCAACCACTCAGAAATAATTCCAGGGTGTCTCCATTAAAGACACTCAGTGTGGAAACTCAGAGCTAATTGGTGTGGTGCTGGGTGCTTCTCTGATGACTTTCAGGGGTGAGTCCACGAGCACGTGGAAGTGGAGGTTTCATTGAGACGGATCTCTGATCTCTGCAACTCATCAGGAGATGACCATAGGGCAGGATCAAAGTTTCCAGAGGAATCTGAACTCTGGGAACATCCCCGGCCAAACTGAAAACATGCAGATGGCCTACTTACTCTGTTGCATCACAAGGCAGAACACCGTTCCCAAAGTGTGCCAGGATATTTGGCCTGATGGGCAGTATTTAGGAAGCGGGTAGAGCCATCATGGAGACTCCTCAGATTGCAGTCCTTGTTGATTTGCACCCAAATGGTGACAAACCAGGGAGAGATCACAGTGAGAAGATTATCCATGTCAACTGTACTTGGATCCAAGGTCTCCACCTAGGGCCGATTTAGAAGCTCCCCCTTGTCCGCCTGGCCCACAATTGTCACCCCTGACTCTCCAGGGCCTCAGGCAGTGAGCCCTTCCCTGGTCCCTGAGCTGGAGGTGGTGACATTCTGTGGGGGCTCCTCTGCCCTCTACCAAACATCTCAaggccccttttctctcctaccTCTTTCCAGGTGGTCTACTTCACTGCCATCTTCCCCTACGTTGTGTTGGTGATCCTGCTGATACGAGGGGCCACCCTGGATGGGGCTGGAGAAGGCATCGCGTACTACATTGGGAGCCAGTCCAACATCACCAAGCTGATGGAGGGAGAGGTGGGTACCCAGGTTCTTGCACAGATAACCGTGTTTGGAGGTGGCTGCCTCGGGCGACTTGGCCGGGCACCTGCCACTCCCCCTGCCATccttgctccccctccctcttttctaaaggaaggggaagaaacaTAGTGGAGTCAGGGGGTCAAGAGCTGTAGATGCTCCTCTCGCCTGCATTTCTGcagttcccctcttccttctcaagGACAAGAGTAAGAGGAGCAGCTGAATATACAGGGGGGGGTGACATCCAGCATGGGGGGGCGTCCTGGACTAGACCTGCAAAAGAGGCTGAAAAGGAAGGATTCTGGAGCAACTTTTGCAGTTCTGGGTCTGTGCCTGGAACCTTGGGCATTCGCTTCAGCTTGgcaccccctcgagctatgcCATTTCAGGAACGCAAAGCATTTTTTATTGCCTTATTGTTACCTACCTACATCTTTGTTTGCGGAGGTGGGCAGGCAATCATTGTAAGAGGGCTGAAAATACATCCAAAGCCGCAGAGTTGCTCAATGCCAACCTCTGTCTCGTTCCTTTCTTTCCCCAGGTCTGGAAGGACGCGGCAACCCAGATCTTCTTCTCCCTCTCCGTGGCGTGGGGCGGGTTGGTGGCCCTCTCTTCGTACAACAAGTTCCACAACAACTGCTTCACGGACGCCATCTTTGTCTGCGTGGTGAACTGCCTCACCAGCGTGTTTGCCGGCTTCGCAATCTTCTCGATCTTGGGGCACATGGCGTTCCGGGCAGGCAAGAAGGTCTCAGAGGTGGTGGATTCAGGTGGGTTGGACCAAGGTGGCTTCAGTCAGTGGGAGGCTGTGGTGGAGTTGTGGTCTGATGCTGCTTGAGTGCAGTGCAGGATGCATTTGCTGGCAACATTGCAGAGGTAGAGAGATAATTGAGAGTAGAATATCAGCTGTGGAGGGAGTCCTAAGCAGAGGCTGATGtgagagcagcagaggaagccaATGCCATTCAGAGTTTGCGTTGTCCTCCCCTGAGGTTCAGAAGCTCCATGCCTCCGAATGGCTCAGGGCAAACAGCCAGGCAAGGCACTGACTCTTCCTGGCCCTGCTGGTCAGTTTCCAGTAGCGCCTGGTGCGAAAGAAGGGCGCTAGACTAGCTTgatctttggcttgatccagccagGCATGATCACGTTAGAAATGTGTTAGACAACCCACAGAGGAGAAACCTATCAGTGGCTAGTAGCCGTGATTACTAGATGGAGCCCTCATGCCCAAAAGTAGTGTGCCCTCTGATATCAGCTGCTAGGGACCACCAGCAGAAAAGGTTGGCACCTTCATATCCTCcatgtgggcttcctagaggtcTCTGGTTGTGGCTTGTGCAGGAaactggatgctggactaggttaTTTCACTTTGGTCTGAGTCAGCAGGGATCTTTTGATGTCTTCTGAATCTGATGGGGCACTAGCATTATGAATTGAGTGTGAAGGCTGGTTGTGCCTTCACACAATTCACACCCAGTTGGTTGTGGGAGACTGGAAGCTGCCCTTGGGCCTCCAGGTGGCCATCCCTAGTCTAAGCCTTGAAGGgacatgcagtgaggtccaaggctggggaggcagaccAGGAAGTAGAGTATGATGTAATGACCTCACATGAGGCTCTggggctattttcattggaagagcccctgactgcacatccctgaagCCAGGCCAGCTGCTTTGCACAGGTTGGACAGAAAACTGCTTCTCTTGCCATCTTAACACCACAATTTTTTCCTCTGCATTGCAGGCTTCGACTTGGCCTTTGTCGCTTACCCAGAGGCTCTGTCCCAGTTGCCAGTCGCTCCTCTCTGGTCCTTTCTGTTCTTCTTCATGCTTCTTCTCTTGGGCCTCGACTCCCAGTTTGCTACCATCGGTGAGTAGTGGTCAAACcaacctcttcccccctccagctgctgctggccTCGATCCTCGTGCAAATATTGAGGCTGGTTTCACACTACATGGCCACTGAGATACGCTGGGCCTTTGTGAGATGACTCTTGATCAAGATACTGTGGAGAACGGACACAAAAATGAGTTGTTTTGAAAACAAATGCAAGAGAAACAGGCGCATGAAAACCCAAATGTGCTTTTAACAGATTAATAATGGAACAAACCAGCTTTTCAACAACTCAAATGAACGGAGTAGCAGCTCAatctggtgggctactgggaAAAACTGGATGCCAGCATCCAGGACTCAGGGGGCCtggggcctgatcctgtgggccTTTTCTTTTGGCCGAGGATTGGGGACAGGGATCATTCAAAGGCATTTTGGGAATGTGAGTTTGGAGGGTGGCATGGAAGGAGAAGGGAACCAGAGAAGACAGCACTGGCCTGGGTGAATGGGTTGACTCCAGATCCCTCCAAGGCCTGAGCTctgaaggcagggcaggggaaaggatgGGGAACACGGACCTTGGATCCTGGGCTGAGCCAGGCAGGCAGAGGGAAGCTGGGGTCACCCCAGAGAGCAACCTCCACAGCCTTCTGGCAGCACCAACACCCTCCATGCCCTTTTGCCCTGCAGAAACCATCACAACCACTATCCAAGACAGCTACCCCAAGCTGATGAAGAGGATGAGGGTGCCACTCACCCTTGGCTTgtgcctgctgctgttcctgctgGGGCTCGTCTGCGTCACACAGGTAGGGCACGAAGCCTTCGcccgccaggcaggcaggcaatgaATGAGCAAGAAAGGCTGGGCATGTGCACCTATGAAGGGAAGGCTGGTGTATTTGGATCTCAGTGCTGCCATTGCTGGGGGTACAGACCTCACCAGGTGACACCttggggggtggcaccactaacGGCCAAAATTTTTGGAAAATTTTTATTtctgaatagtaccatcatgttatatatgattggaaaggtaatttcatgaagcatgtaatgaaacaaactgtaccaaaatagctgtattctatcaaaagatatggccaattaacaagaaaaaggaaacgcaactgccttatatcacaaaaagtggatttctttaattctaaatggaccaataagactgattgctCCAAGAACCAACCAGGTGTTTGTAAGCGCAGCagctgttgccctgcacatgcccaatctcgtctgatctcagaagctaagcagggtcgggcctggttagtacttgaatgggagaccggctgggaataccgggcgctgtaggcttctaccatagtctttcgagactgaaggttgccaaccatctccctatactgaacactatctcccgatcttgtctgacctcggaagctaagcagggtcgggcctggttagtacttggatgggagaccgcctgggaataccgggtgctgtaggcttataccatagtctttccagactgaaggttgccaaccataagtcagctctcatttccatgtatcagagctaataccagACCTCTCATTCAGTTGTGGGAGTGTCCTCAAGccggccactggttttttgttggtcactgatttgttggttgacctgtactgtgatatatttaaatgaatgaatagaatTAATGCGggtgacatcaaccctagtgatgccactgcatttaggcatTTAGGAcagtaatttattctgtatggtctggtgtggtaggaggtccatcacagAGATGATGCTGTGAGCTCTTGCTCCGGGTTGCACAAACCGTAGTGAGTGTTGTTACCTGCCTTATAGAGCTTTTCAGCAAAAACATTGGATAAGAATGTTTGAATACATAAACTAGGAAACCCGTACGGAACACCCCTGACTTCTCTGTTTCTACAGGCAGGGATCTACTGGGTCAACTTGATAGACCATTTCTGTGCTGGCTGGGGAATCCTTTTTGCGGCTGTCCTTGAGATCGTGGGAATCATCTGGATTTATGGTGCGTGGCTTTTACGCTGGGGCACCAGCTACGGACCCCTCCAACCAACACCAACTTTGATTATTAGAAAGTCTTAAGAATTAACCTCAGTCTTAAACCTTGCTGATAAAATTGGTGGCAAGAATTGAAATCTTCCAACCCGAATGCtttttctacagcaggggtgtccaaagtttttggcaggagggccacatcatctctctgacactgtgtcaggggccaggggaaaaaaaaagaattaatttacatttaaaatttaaataaatttacagaagtttacataaataaatatattaaagatgaact contains:
- the SLC6A14 gene encoding sodium- and chloride-dependent neutral and basic amino acid transporter B(0+) — encoded protein: MTGDYAIKGEITLSTEKIADEDDTNTERENWGSKGDYLLSMVGYAVGLGNVWRFPYLTYQNGGGAFLIPYTIMLALAGLPLFFLECSLGQFASQGPISVWRILPLFKGVGITMVIISSFVSIYYNVIISYALYYFFASFQKILPWSFCSSPWADEACSKLPKISACNVTTWDGGVIRANYSWVKDENLTCINDTQSYQNTQVPSEQYWNKVVLQRSPGFGETGTIVWYLALCLLLSWLIVGAALFKGIKSSGKVVYFTAIFPYVVLVILLIRGATLDGAGEGIAYYIGSQSNITKLMEGEVWKDAATQIFFSLSVAWGGLVALSSYNKFHNNCFTDAIFVCVVNCLTSVFAGFAIFSILGHMAFRAGKKVSEVVDSGFDLAFVAYPEALSQLPVAPLWSFLFFFMLLLLGLDSQFATIETITTTIQDSYPKLMKRMRVPLTLGLCLLLFLLGLVCVTQAGIYWVNLIDHFCAGWGILFAAVLEIVGIIWIYGGNRFIQDIEMMIGKKSCWFWLWWRACWFVITPCLLLAILIWSLISFTTPTYGSVQYPVWGSIVGWCLISFCLIWIPLMAIYKIATAKGNLWQRIVTCCKPEDTWGPYLVRHRGERYSHMTDPSMEKDFEIPTVDGNIRRLD